Proteins encoded together in one bacterium window:
- a CDS encoding T9SS type A sorting domain-containing protein — protein sequence MRILFKLSFIMITLLWSALIFSQQSALITGSNQKVETQFENPDAECTGAGELIYDDGTFENGYGWNPIVTDGRFVSLFTPPQYPWQFNTFCLSLTRVAASPVNFTFDIVMYDGAGGGVPGAEIAVVSGVTATNIPVWPTLAFYDFDISAMPAVTSGSVYIGIKYNPSLSSSPHYSGADESTTTTLHPGYAWSGTTWETIQSLFTGYRAMSYRTLGSSGPPCPVGPPTNPNPPSGATNIPITGNTATWTNAAGTTQVEVWFGTVGNLTQVYTGPAISSFALPTLQYFTQYGWRVVCKNDTCGTQGPTWTFTTVQDPNLNEWCDEFANISNWTIIGPLGMTNWSAFNSANAGGTPPELRMSWTPSFTGVSMVRSSVLPVAFLNNWLTYYSFNFYLDWYANPSGSVTVAVTYDGGATSTPLYTVVDPTGNVGPQVMSGQFTTPASGTTNMQLEISYNGYSFNTDNIYWDNLCIWQIVPVELTSFTATADYGVVELSWITATETNNQGFEVQRSVGGEFEAVAFVEGHGTTTEVQAYSYIDRSVAVGSYSYRLKQIDYDGTTTYSNIVEVEVPAPAEFALDQNYPNPFNPSTKIAFRLKVDSKVSLKIFDVLGQEVATLVNTNLVAGAHNFNFDASSLNSGVYLYRIEATGVDGSNFVDVKKMILTK from the coding sequence ATTACCGGTTCAAATCAAAAGGTTGAAACCCAGTTCGAGAATCCAGATGCTGAATGTACAGGTGCTGGAGAATTAATCTATGACGATGGTACATTCGAAAATGGATATGGGTGGAATCCAATCGTAACTGATGGAAGATTTGTTTCGTTATTCACACCACCTCAATATCCTTGGCAGTTTAATACTTTTTGTTTGTCATTGACTAGAGTTGCAGCGTCACCTGTAAACTTTACATTTGACATAGTTATGTACGATGGAGCTGGCGGCGGTGTTCCTGGAGCTGAAATTGCTGTCGTTAGTGGCGTTACAGCTACAAATATCCCGGTGTGGCCAACTTTGGCATTCTACGATTTTGATATTTCTGCAATGCCAGCAGTAACAAGTGGTTCGGTTTATATTGGAATAAAATATAATCCTTCGCTTTCTTCTTCACCTCACTACAGTGGTGCTGATGAATCAACTACCACAACACTACATCCTGGATATGCTTGGTCCGGTACGACCTGGGAGACAATTCAATCTCTGTTTACTGGTTACAGAGCGATGAGCTATAGAACATTAGGATCTTCAGGTCCACCATGCCCAGTTGGTCCACCAACAAATCCAAATCCTCCGAGTGGAGCAACAAACATTCCAATTACTGGAAATACTGCAACCTGGACAAATGCAGCAGGAACAACACAAGTAGAAGTGTGGTTTGGCACAGTAGGTAATCTAACTCAAGTCTATACAGGACCAGCAATAAGTTCATTTGCATTGCCAACTCTACAATATTTTACTCAATACGGATGGAGAGTAGTATGCAAGAATGATACTTGTGGAACACAGGGTCCAACCTGGACATTCACAACGGTACAGGATCCAAATCTTAATGAATGGTGCGATGAGTTTGCAAATATTAGTAACTGGACAATTATTGGACCATTAGGTATGACAAATTGGTCAGCATTTAATTCAGCAAACGCTGGTGGCACACCACCTGAATTGAGGATGAGCTGGACACCATCATTTACTGGAGTATCAATGGTTAGATCATCTGTACTGCCGGTAGCTTTTCTGAACAATTGGCTCACATATTATTCATTCAACTTCTATTTAGATTGGTATGCAAATCCAAGTGGATCAGTTACAGTAGCAGTTACATACGATGGAGGAGCTACTAGTACGCCGCTGTATACTGTTGTAGATCCAACAGGAAATGTTGGACCTCAAGTAATGTCAGGACAGTTTACAACTCCGGCATCTGGCACAACAAATATGCAGCTTGAAATAAGTTACAATGGATATTCATTTAACACCGATAATATCTACTGGGATAATCTGTGCATTTGGCAAATAGTTCCTGTAGAGTTAACATCATTCACAGCAACAGCTGATTACGGTGTTGTTGAGTTAAGCTGGATAACAGCAACCGAAACAAACAACCAGGGATTTGAAGTTCAGAGAAGTGTTGGTGGTGAATTCGAAGCAGTCGCATTTGTCGAGGGCCACGGAACAACAACTGAAGTTCAAGCTTACAGCTATATTGACAGAAGCGTTGCAGTAGGTTCTTATAGCTACAGACTGAAGCAGATTGACTATGATGGAACAACTACTTATTCAAATATTGTTGAAGTTGAAGTTCCAGCTCCAGCTGAATTTGCATTAGACCAAAACTATCCGAATCCTTTCAATCCAAGTACGAAGATTGCATTCAGACTAAAAGTTGATTCTAAAGTTAGTTTGAAGATATTTGATGTTCTTGGACAAGAAGTTGCAACACTCGTAAACACAAATCTTGTTGCAGGTGCTCACAATTTTAATTTCGATGCTTCATCTCTAAATTCAGGTGTTTACCTGTATAGAATCGAAGCTACCGGAGTTGATGGAAGCAATTT